The following proteins come from a genomic window of Pyxidicoccus sp. MSG2:
- a CDS encoding 3-hydroxyacyl-ACP dehydratase FabZ family protein, which produces MARIYGGTPHRFPMLLVDSVEELSPGFGRALKQVSANEVLLERFGDAQPTLPSCLLVDALGQVAILLLRGRDGEAASVWYLGGIEAMTFHTAIPAASVLRMEASILKRWRTTVRVEVKAWIGAVPVASGFMVLSQRGSGPNE; this is translated from the coding sequence ATGGCTCGCATCTATGGGGGAACGCCTCACCGGTTTCCCATGCTCCTGGTCGACTCCGTGGAGGAGCTCTCCCCGGGCTTTGGCAGGGCGCTCAAGCAGGTCTCCGCCAACGAGGTGCTGCTCGAGCGCTTCGGAGACGCGCAGCCCACGCTGCCCTCCTGCCTGCTGGTGGATGCACTGGGGCAGGTGGCCATCCTGCTCCTGCGCGGGCGAGACGGCGAGGCCGCGTCGGTCTGGTATCTCGGCGGTATCGAGGCAATGACATTTCATACAGCCATTCCGGCCGCCAGTGTGCTGCGGATGGAAGCCAGCATTCTCAAGCGGTGGCGGACCACGGTCCGGGTCGAGGTCAAGGCCTGGATTGGAGCGGTGCCGGTCGCAAGCGGCTTCATGGTGCTTTCCCAGAGAGGTTCAGGGCCCAATGAGTAG
- a CDS encoding phosphatidylserine decarboxylase family protein, whose protein sequence is MKRVSYFELLSRAAPAQSASRAAESNRLFAESHRKHPKELAPSVQALAEYVKRPENEFLRIYIGSMLDEANQKNSLNIKTPADFFQQLDNALTSLPKYDSNFMAALPFYTVLQPFMENSYGWAFFTNEAIRPYFADILKAYHTNLETPASLAYLNDSYGNWLSADARQYLSLDEYVYNPCEPHGGFKSWNEFFIRKFKDFDASRPLAPDPTGKVVISPVDGQVWKISKQVQREATFDIKGEQYYLTDLLAEDAASPLLRPFVDGLAVQIVLMPFNYHRWHSPVTGKIKKVKTVPGYFFAQPAPNQDYAASFPFLSHVNTRTIVFIEPSNPDIGEVAVIFVGLTEVSSCKATVKEGDSVQRGDEIGHFAFGGSTCCILFDRSKIASLSITDNPSLSDGASGSGEKLDNIVMVRQNIASAL, encoded by the coding sequence ATGAAACGCGTCTCCTATTTCGAGCTTCTCTCAAGGGCAGCGCCCGCCCAGTCGGCGTCGAGGGCCGCGGAGTCGAACCGGCTATTCGCGGAGAGCCATCGCAAGCATCCCAAAGAGCTCGCGCCCTCCGTCCAGGCGCTGGCCGAGTACGTGAAACGCCCGGAGAACGAGTTCCTCCGCATCTACATCGGGAGCATGCTGGACGAGGCCAACCAGAAGAACTCGCTCAACATCAAGACGCCGGCGGACTTCTTCCAGCAGCTCGACAACGCGCTCACCAGCCTTCCGAAATACGATTCGAACTTCATGGCCGCGCTGCCGTTCTACACGGTCCTGCAGCCCTTCATGGAGAACAGCTACGGCTGGGCCTTCTTCACCAACGAGGCGATCCGGCCCTATTTCGCCGACATCCTGAAGGCCTATCATACCAACCTGGAGACGCCCGCCTCTCTCGCCTACCTGAACGACTCCTACGGGAACTGGCTCAGCGCGGATGCCAGGCAGTACCTGAGCCTGGACGAGTACGTCTACAACCCCTGCGAGCCGCACGGCGGATTCAAGTCCTGGAACGAGTTCTTCATTCGCAAGTTCAAGGACTTCGACGCCAGCCGGCCCCTGGCGCCCGATCCCACCGGGAAGGTGGTGATCAGCCCCGTGGACGGGCAGGTCTGGAAGATCTCCAAGCAGGTGCAGCGCGAGGCCACGTTCGACATCAAGGGCGAGCAGTACTACCTCACGGACCTCCTCGCCGAGGATGCGGCCAGCCCCCTGCTGCGGCCCTTCGTCGACGGGCTGGCGGTGCAGATCGTCCTGATGCCTTTCAACTATCACCGGTGGCACTCGCCAGTAACTGGCAAGATCAAGAAGGTGAAGACGGTCCCGGGGTACTTCTTCGCGCAGCCGGCCCCGAACCAGGACTACGCGGCATCGTTCCCCTTCCTGAGCCACGTCAACACCCGGACGATCGTCTTCATCGAACCCTCGAATCCGGACATCGGGGAGGTCGCCGTCATCTTCGTGGGGCTGACGGAGGTGTCCTCGTGCAAGGCGACGGTCAAGGAGGGTGACTCGGTGCAGCGGGGAGACGAGATCGGCCACTTCGCATTCGGCGGATCGACCTGCTGCATCCTGTTCGACCGCTCGAAGATCGCTTCCCTCTCCATCACAGACAATCCCTCGCTGAGCGACGGCGCCAGCGGGTCGGGTGAGAAGCTGGATAACATCGTGATGGTGAGACAGAACATCGCGAGCGCGCTGTAG
- a CDS encoding ABC transporter ATP-binding protein, which produces MANLEGAASKAVMAATSTAGQEVLLALSEIRRDYVLGEAKVEALRGVSLRIHRGEFVAVWGPSGSGKSSLMNILGLVDAPTSGEVSLEGVPIGKLSDNALADLRSRKVGFVFQGFNLIPVLSALENVMVPLQIQGVGASEVRERASQALKDVGLENQSSARPDKMSGGQRQRVAIARALVTAPSIVVADEPTANLDSENSYMVVKLMRELNRSKRVTFIFTTHDPRLLDLVDRKLLLKDGLLQADETVR; this is translated from the coding sequence ATGGCCAACCTGGAAGGGGCCGCGAGCAAGGCGGTCATGGCGGCGACGAGCACGGCGGGACAGGAGGTGCTCCTGGCCCTGAGTGAAATCAGGCGCGACTACGTGCTGGGGGAAGCGAAGGTCGAGGCACTCAGAGGCGTCTCGCTGCGCATCCACCGGGGTGAGTTCGTGGCGGTCTGGGGACCATCGGGCAGCGGCAAGTCCAGCCTGATGAACATCCTGGGATTGGTGGACGCTCCCACCTCCGGCGAGGTGTCACTGGAAGGAGTGCCCATCGGGAAGCTGTCGGACAACGCGCTCGCGGACCTGCGCAGCCGCAAGGTCGGCTTCGTCTTCCAGGGCTTCAATCTCATCCCCGTGCTCAGCGCCCTGGAGAACGTCATGGTGCCGCTGCAAATCCAGGGCGTGGGTGCCTCCGAGGTGCGCGAGCGTGCCAGCCAGGCGCTCAAGGACGTGGGCCTGGAGAATCAGTCGAGCGCGCGTCCGGACAAGATGAGCGGCGGTCAGCGCCAGCGCGTGGCGATTGCCCGCGCGCTCGTCACCGCCCCCTCCATCGTCGTGGCGGATGAGCCCACGGCCAACCTGGACTCGGAGAACAGCTACATGGTGGTCAAGCTCATGCGTGAGCTCAACCGCTCCAAGCGTGTCACCTTCATCTTCACCACCCATGATCCGCGTCTCCTGGACCTGGTCGACCGAAAGCTCCTGCTCAAGGACGGCCTGCTCCAAGCGGACGAGACTGTTCGATGA
- a CDS encoding ABC transporter permease: MNYFTIGFRNILKHHRRSLVTLISVGFGFASISLFAGYIKYVYSGLARQAIHGELLGHLTVMKSGLRTEGRLHPAQYMFSKEELARVEPIIRQYPHTVLVTPRLSLSGMVSNGAATTVFIGEGMVPADVKKLQGDFQRKLSGDLKADNPIGVATAQDLGRILNLKPGDSAALLVSTVTGQANALDVDIVDSFNTGNIGTNDKFLYLPFDLAKSLYDFDGAERLIVLLDDKEFTEQARTELTAQLKQAGFDVELKTWLELSSFYSQVKRLFDMIFAFIFSNVFIVVVMSIINSMSMTVVERTREVGTLRAMGLRRSGILRLFTTEAFILVVLGCAGGVLLTLLVRLAVNSAGITYTPPNSSNVVSLMVDLDVPRMARTFVMLSVLGIAAAFFPARTAARKLIIDSLGHV, encoded by the coding sequence ATGAACTACTTCACCATCGGGTTCCGGAACATCCTGAAGCATCACCGTCGCAGCCTTGTCACCCTCATCTCGGTGGGCTTTGGCTTCGCTTCCATCAGTCTCTTCGCGGGATACATCAAGTATGTGTATAGCGGGTTGGCCAGACAGGCCATCCACGGAGAGTTGCTGGGGCATCTGACGGTGATGAAGAGCGGCCTTCGCACCGAAGGCAGGCTCCATCCGGCTCAATACATGTTCTCGAAGGAGGAGCTGGCTCGGGTGGAGCCCATCATCCGACAATACCCGCACACGGTGCTCGTGACGCCGCGCCTGTCCCTCAGCGGCATGGTGTCCAACGGTGCGGCGACCACCGTCTTCATTGGCGAGGGAATGGTTCCCGCGGACGTGAAGAAGCTCCAGGGGGACTTCCAGCGCAAGCTCTCCGGAGACTTGAAGGCGGACAACCCCATCGGGGTGGCGACGGCTCAGGACCTTGGAAGGATTCTCAACCTGAAGCCCGGGGACTCGGCCGCGCTGCTGGTCAGCACGGTGACGGGGCAGGCCAACGCGCTGGACGTGGACATCGTGGACTCCTTCAACACGGGCAACATCGGCACCAACGACAAGTTCCTGTATCTGCCCTTCGACCTGGCGAAGTCACTGTATGACTTCGATGGAGCCGAGCGGCTCATCGTGCTGCTGGATGACAAGGAGTTCACCGAGCAGGCCCGGACGGAGCTCACGGCCCAGCTCAAGCAGGCGGGCTTCGACGTGGAGCTCAAGACGTGGCTGGAGCTTTCGAGCTTCTACTCGCAGGTCAAGCGGCTGTTCGACATGATCTTCGCCTTCATCTTCAGCAACGTCTTCATCGTGGTGGTCATGAGCATCATCAACTCCATGAGCATGACGGTGGTGGAGCGGACCCGGGAAGTCGGCACACTGCGGGCCATGGGCCTGCGCCGCTCAGGCATTCTGCGACTCTTCACCACGGAGGCATTCATTCTCGTGGTGCTCGGGTGCGCCGGGGGCGTGCTCTTGACGTTGCTGGTTCGACTCGCCGTCAACAGCGCGGGCATCACCTACACGCCGCCGAACTCGTCCAACGTGGTCAGTCTCATGGTCGACCTCGACGTGCCCCGGATGGCGAGGACGTTCGTCATGCTCTCGGTGCTCGGCATCGCCGCGGCCTTCTTCCCGGCGCGTACCGCCGCTCGCAAGCTGATCATCGACTCTTTGGGCCATGTCTGA
- a CDS encoding SDR family NAD(P)-dependent oxidoreductase — translation MSSAETVTPFVEGLLHQQVVIVTGAGQPIASAIARRLGRAGARLALVFLPEHEAEATALARALGAELAMACELSDPQAVGAVVRRVTTELGGLDLLVNASLSREPGRLRDLAAAQWKTLIERQLSGTAWFCKEVIRPMMRKRSGRILNLLDVAHGGASRVAAEGLSAMTRSLANEVARHGISVNTLAVHLLAEEAEQLPPAQRERLDGELGPLGRPGSAEEIAEAALFLVSSAANLTTGQRLSATGGLW, via the coding sequence ATGAGTAGCGCGGAAACAGTCACGCCGTTCGTCGAGGGTTTGCTCCACCAGCAGGTGGTGATTGTCACCGGCGCGGGACAGCCCATCGCCAGTGCCATTGCGCGACGCCTCGGCAGGGCGGGTGCGCGTCTGGCCCTGGTGTTCCTGCCGGAGCACGAGGCGGAGGCGACGGCACTCGCCAGGGCGCTCGGTGCGGAGCTCGCCATGGCCTGTGAGCTTTCGGATCCCCAGGCGGTGGGCGCGGTGGTCCGTCGCGTCACCACGGAGCTGGGAGGCCTCGACCTGCTCGTCAACGCGTCCTTGAGCCGCGAGCCCGGCAGGCTGCGCGACCTGGCCGCGGCGCAGTGGAAGACATTGATCGAGCGCCAGTTGAGCGGCACGGCCTGGTTCTGCAAGGAGGTCATCCGTCCGATGATGCGCAAGCGCTCGGGGCGAATCCTCAACCTCCTGGATGTCGCTCACGGAGGCGCGAGCCGGGTGGCCGCCGAAGGCCTCTCCGCGATGACCCGCTCGTTGGCGAACGAAGTGGCGCGGCACGGAATCTCCGTGAACACCCTGGCGGTCCACCTCCTCGCGGAAGAGGCCGAGCAACTTCCCCCCGCGCAGCGCGAGCGGCTCGACGGCGAGCTGGGTCCCCTGGGGAGACCCGGGAGCGCGGAGGAAATCGCAGAGGCCGCGCTCTTCCTGGTCTCGAGCGCGGCGAATCTCACGACGGGACAGCGCCTGTCAGCCACCGGAGGTCTGTGGTGA
- a CDS encoding beta-ketoacyl-[acyl-carrier-protein] synthase family protein: MSNRVVVTGIGVLTPIGNNLAEFSEGLRSGRDGIAPVTHFDASKHRCQSAGELKNLDFSAHFSTEELPYLSRGTRMIRVAAAQGLAASGLDLAVEDRSKIGVVLGTNLGGMPATKEGYAALHHPYRRGRAGPKDPWRALVLDSFISAMSDQVASHYRLAGLSLVMSTACSAGLHALGVAVDAIRSGHTEVMLAGGVDPLSEMPQAGFGVLRSLASDKLRPFSKDRDGTLLGESASLWVLESEAHATRRGAHILAELAGYGGSTDAYHMTRPDETGRGPARAMQAALESAGMRPEQIGYIKAHGTGTPANDVIETRAIKHVFGERSQVPVSSIKAMVGHSLGSSGAMEAAAAVVALNEGFLPPTLHLDTPDPECDLDYVPHRSRPAKLEAVLTNAFGFGGNNAAMVFRRWEG; encoded by the coding sequence ATGAGCAACAGGGTCGTCGTCACCGGAATTGGCGTTCTCACGCCCATCGGCAACAACCTGGCGGAGTTTTCCGAGGGGCTGCGCTCGGGGCGCGATGGCATTGCCCCGGTCACCCATTTCGATGCCAGCAAGCACCGCTGTCAGTCCGCCGGGGAGCTGAAGAACCTCGACTTCTCGGCTCATTTCAGCACCGAGGAGCTGCCCTACCTCAGTCGCGGCACCCGGATGATTCGCGTGGCGGCGGCGCAGGGGCTGGCGGCCTCCGGGCTGGACCTGGCCGTCGAGGACCGCTCGAAAATCGGCGTGGTGCTCGGAACCAATCTGGGAGGGATGCCGGCGACGAAGGAGGGCTACGCCGCGCTCCACCACCCCTACCGACGCGGTCGTGCGGGTCCGAAAGATCCGTGGCGGGCCCTGGTGCTCGACAGCTTCATCAGCGCGATGAGCGACCAGGTGGCCAGCCACTACAGGCTGGCGGGGCTCAGTCTGGTCATGTCCACCGCGTGCAGCGCGGGCCTGCATGCGCTCGGGGTGGCGGTGGATGCGATTCGCTCGGGCCATACCGAGGTGATGCTCGCGGGCGGAGTGGATCCGCTCAGTGAGATGCCCCAGGCCGGCTTCGGCGTCCTGCGCTCACTGGCGAGCGACAAGCTGCGCCCCTTCAGCAAGGACCGCGACGGGACACTCCTGGGGGAGTCCGCTTCGCTCTGGGTGCTGGAGAGCGAGGCGCATGCGACGCGTCGTGGGGCGCACATCCTGGCGGAGCTCGCCGGGTACGGCGGCTCCACGGACGCCTACCACATGACCCGGCCCGATGAGACGGGACGTGGCCCGGCGCGAGCCATGCAGGCGGCCCTGGAGAGCGCCGGCATGAGGCCCGAGCAGATCGGCTACATCAAGGCGCACGGCACGGGCACTCCGGCCAATGACGTCATCGAGACGCGCGCCATCAAGCACGTCTTCGGCGAGCGGAGTCAGGTCCCGGTCAGCTCCATCAAGGCGATGGTCGGCCACAGTCTGGGCTCGAGCGGGGCCATGGAGGCCGCAGCGGCGGTGGTGGCGCTGAACGAGGGCTTCCTGCCGCCCACGCTGCACCTGGACACGCCAGATCCGGAGTGCGACCTGGACTACGTGCCCCATCGCAGCCGGCCCGCGAAGCTGGAAGCGGTCCTCACCAATGCGTTTGGCTTTGGGGGCAACAACGCCGCGATGGTCTTCCGGCGCTGGGAGGGCTGA
- a CDS encoding beta-ketoacyl-[acyl-carrier-protein] synthase family protein, giving the protein MTGSTRVTDEAENMRIVITGMGAVSPYGAGVPALLGALAEGRSAIRPIEDFDTAGCACTHGARVPQGSLAALTGSNNLRRAPRGTQYTMLATEEALQMAGHGPSTWNPERVGVFLGTYRANAEVSQEIWHRIITSEPRFVQPLLFQETVTNAVASALSIRWGWRGTNYAISAGNACGFQVLALAAQALRSGRADAIIASTFDLITAATHYDMNDIGVLSDSNVSRPFDSRRDGFIMGEGAAVVVLETLASARARGATPLAEIAGLGVAHDGHGFGTHHPEGRGLASAMSQALRGAAVSPEAVDYIAAASNSTQSLDRAEVAALRTVLGAAAGTVPLSSLKALTGEAEAASDMFNLLACIGAVRGGGLPLQVGTEQPEFGLNLVRQPQAPRPVRAALAHSYSFGGSAGAALVRAL; this is encoded by the coding sequence ATGACTGGCTCCACGCGAGTGACGGACGAAGCAGAGAACATGCGGATTGTCATCACCGGCATGGGAGCGGTGTCCCCTTACGGGGCAGGTGTCCCCGCCCTGCTGGGCGCACTCGCCGAGGGGCGCAGCGCCATCCGCCCCATCGAGGACTTCGATACCGCCGGGTGCGCCTGCACGCACGGGGCTCGTGTCCCGCAGGGGAGCCTGGCCGCGCTGACGGGCTCCAACAACCTCCGGCGTGCGCCTCGGGGGACGCAATACACGATGCTCGCCACGGAGGAGGCGCTCCAGATGGCGGGCCATGGCCCCTCCACGTGGAATCCGGAGCGGGTGGGCGTGTTCCTGGGGACATACCGGGCGAATGCGGAGGTCAGCCAGGAAATCTGGCACCGGATCATCACCAGCGAGCCACGCTTCGTCCAGCCACTGCTCTTCCAGGAGACGGTCACGAACGCGGTGGCCAGCGCACTCAGCATCCGCTGGGGCTGGCGTGGCACCAACTATGCTATCAGCGCGGGAAACGCCTGCGGATTCCAGGTGCTCGCCCTGGCGGCGCAGGCCCTGCGCAGCGGACGGGCCGATGCCATCATCGCGAGTACGTTCGACCTCATCACCGCCGCCACCCACTACGACATGAATGACATTGGCGTGCTGAGCGATTCCAATGTGAGTCGTCCTTTCGACTCGCGGCGGGATGGCTTCATCATGGGGGAGGGCGCGGCAGTGGTGGTGCTGGAGACGCTCGCCTCCGCGCGGGCGCGGGGAGCCACTCCCCTGGCGGAAATCGCGGGGCTGGGCGTGGCGCATGACGGGCACGGCTTCGGCACCCATCACCCGGAGGGCAGGGGACTGGCCTCCGCGATGAGTCAGGCGCTCCGCGGCGCGGCGGTTTCCCCCGAGGCGGTGGACTACATCGCCGCCGCGAGCAACTCCACGCAGTCGTTGGACAGGGCGGAAGTGGCCGCCCTCCGAACGGTGCTGGGAGCCGCGGCGGGCACCGTTCCGCTGAGCAGCCTGAAGGCCCTCACGGGCGAGGCGGAAGCCGCCAGTGACATGTTCAACCTCCTGGCCTGTATCGGCGCCGTCCGCGGTGGCGGGCTGCCTCTACAGGTCGGCACCGAGCAGCCGGAGTTCGGGCTCAATCTGGTGCGACAACCCCAGGCACCCCGGCCGGTCCGGGCGGCCCTGGCACACTCCTACTCGTTCGGGGGCAGCGCCGGAGCGGCGTTGGTCCGAGCGCTCTGA
- a CDS encoding M23 family metallopeptidase yields the protein MDNSATGNGRIRQAHVEQTKGGGLSRRTLIGGSGALAALAFGGTLAAPRTAFAAGGYIYPTSSRAVSDSFADHVARGSVNPGTDYVCPTGTRVVAVKAGTVVGVTNTIGGSGGRMVFIDHPDGSKTDYLHLSSIQVSLGAQVAQGQQIALSGGSGNGSENGYGAHLHLALHIGAGAQHGTRGGSVDFENYVGEGGASAPGPLRQVYSTNAGASWQSGDTGLLFNPSQLSAVNMGGSWPQLMMTQEGVLYQVYGTSSGWTFGNTGIASNPTSMSAVNMGGSWPAVMSIENSTLFQTVGTSSGWQKLSTGLTLIGQISAVNMGGNWPTIMLAQGGVLYHVYGTTSGWKVASTGIAINGQISAVNMGGGVPQVMAIENGYLYQIWGDAAGWHKQSTGLNLIGQISAVATGATWPTVMLDQGGALYRVWGDTSGWHVQPTGISGTGRFSAVYMGGGVPQVLKIG from the coding sequence GTGGACAACTCAGCAACAGGCAATGGCCGGATTCGCCAGGCGCATGTGGAGCAGACGAAGGGCGGAGGGCTGAGCAGGAGAACCCTCATTGGAGGAAGTGGCGCGCTTGCCGCGCTCGCATTCGGCGGCACTTTGGCGGCTCCGAGGACCGCTTTCGCAGCGGGCGGCTACATCTACCCGACCTCGTCGCGGGCGGTCTCCGATTCCTTCGCAGACCACGTGGCCCGGGGATCCGTGAATCCGGGAACCGACTACGTGTGCCCAACCGGAACGCGCGTCGTCGCGGTGAAAGCGGGCACGGTCGTGGGTGTCACGAATACCATCGGCGGTTCCGGAGGCCGCATGGTGTTCATTGACCATCCCGATGGGTCAAAGACGGATTACCTGCACCTTTCTTCAATCCAGGTCTCCCTGGGTGCGCAGGTCGCACAGGGACAACAGATTGCGCTCTCGGGGGGCTCCGGGAACGGCTCGGAAAACGGCTACGGAGCTCATCTGCACCTCGCTCTTCACATCGGTGCCGGTGCGCAGCACGGAACTCGAGGCGGCTCCGTGGACTTCGAGAATTACGTCGGAGAGGGAGGCGCGAGCGCGCCGGGACCGCTCCGGCAGGTCTACTCCACCAACGCGGGTGCAAGTTGGCAGAGCGGCGACACGGGGTTGCTGTTCAATCCCTCTCAGCTTTCTGCCGTCAACATGGGTGGGTCCTGGCCGCAGCTCATGATGACGCAGGAAGGCGTGCTCTATCAGGTCTATGGAACAAGCAGTGGATGGACCTTCGGCAATACCGGTATCGCGAGCAACCCAACCTCGATGAGCGCGGTGAACATGGGCGGCTCCTGGCCGGCCGTGATGAGTATCGAGAACAGCACCCTCTTCCAAACCGTGGGAACGTCTTCGGGGTGGCAGAAGCTCTCCACCGGCCTGACGTTGATCGGCCAGATCTCCGCCGTCAACATGGGCGGTAACTGGCCGACGATCATGTTGGCCCAAGGCGGCGTGCTCTATCACGTCTACGGAACGACGTCCGGATGGAAGGTCGCGTCCACGGGAATTGCAATCAATGGGCAAATCTCGGCCGTCAACATGGGCGGCGGCGTGCCACAGGTGATGGCGATCGAGAACGGGTATCTCTACCAGATCTGGGGCGACGCGGCGGGCTGGCACAAGCAGTCGACCGGCTTGAATCTGATCGGCCAGATCTCGGCGGTTGCAACGGGGGCCACCTGGCCCACCGTCATGCTCGATCAAGGAGGCGCGCTCTATCGCGTGTGGGGGGATACGTCCGGCTGGCACGTCCAGCCAACGGGAATCTCCGGAACGGGCCGTTTCTCGGCGGTTTATATGGGCGGTGGCGTACCGCAGGTGTTGAAGATCGGCTGA
- a CDS encoding SDR family NAD(P)-dependent oxidoreductase, with the protein MSESQAARQRFQQQAVIITGGSRGIGRAIALAFASEGADIVLNYGSNTEAAQQAAAEVEAKGRRCVLVPGSVANPDVPGQLRDAALSHFGRIDVLVNNAGISRDGHLMMMQAAAWRETLDVNLYGALACCQAVIGPMMKQGRGAIINMSSTAGIRGRAGQVPYAASKGALIGLTQTLAGELGPHGIRVNCVAPGFVETEMVEGLMKRPGVREGFIQATPIRRLGTVEDVANATLFLASPESAYVVGDVLRVNGGLVM; encoded by the coding sequence GTGAGTGAATCCCAGGCAGCACGCCAGCGTTTCCAGCAGCAGGCGGTCATCATCACCGGGGGCTCGCGTGGCATTGGCAGGGCCATTGCCCTCGCCTTCGCCTCCGAGGGAGCGGACATCGTCCTCAACTACGGGAGCAACACGGAGGCCGCGCAACAGGCCGCCGCGGAGGTGGAGGCGAAGGGGCGGCGCTGCGTGCTGGTGCCCGGCTCCGTCGCGAACCCCGACGTGCCCGGACAGCTCCGGGACGCGGCGCTCTCCCACTTCGGCCGCATCGATGTGCTCGTGAACAACGCCGGCATCAGCCGGGATGGGCATCTGATGATGATGCAGGCCGCGGCCTGGCGCGAGACGTTGGACGTCAACCTCTACGGCGCGCTCGCCTGCTGTCAGGCGGTCATCGGCCCCATGATGAAGCAGGGGCGTGGCGCCATCATCAACATGTCCTCCACCGCCGGAATCCGGGGTCGCGCGGGACAGGTGCCGTATGCGGCCTCCAAGGGGGCCTTGATCGGGTTGACCCAGACGTTGGCGGGGGAGCTCGGGCCGCATGGCATCCGGGTGAACTGCGTGGCACCGGGCTTCGTGGAGACGGAGATGGTGGAGGGGCTGATGAAGCGTCCGGGTGTCCGCGAGGGGTTCATCCAGGCCACGCCCATCCGCAGGCTCGGGACGGTGGAGGACGTCGCCAACGCCACGCTCTTCCTGGCCTCGCCGGAGAGCGCCTACGTGGTCGGCGACGTGCTGCGCGTGAATGGTGGGTTGGTGATGTAG
- a CDS encoding cysteine hydrolase — translation MSLDPSTTAVLLIEYQNEFATEGGVLHPAVKGVMAETKMLENTVALVKAAREKGVTVMHAPITFAEGYGELTRHPYGILKGVVDGKAFVKGSWGAQIIDSLAPQKGDIVVEGKRGLDTFASTNLDFILRSKGIKTVVIGGFLTNCCVESTMRSAYENGYDVITLTDCAAATSSEEHKNALKYDFPMFSRPMPSSEVIGMLKT, via the coding sequence ATGTCACTCGACCCTTCGACCACCGCCGTGCTGCTGATTGAGTACCAGAACGAGTTCGCGACCGAGGGTGGGGTGCTGCACCCGGCGGTGAAGGGCGTGATGGCGGAGACGAAGATGTTGGAGAACACCGTCGCGCTGGTGAAGGCCGCGCGGGAGAAGGGCGTGACGGTGATGCACGCGCCCATCACCTTCGCGGAGGGCTACGGCGAGCTGACCCGGCACCCCTACGGCATCCTGAAGGGCGTGGTGGACGGGAAGGCGTTCGTGAAGGGGAGCTGGGGCGCGCAAATCATCGACTCGCTCGCGCCCCAGAAGGGCGACATCGTGGTGGAGGGCAAGCGCGGCCTCGACACCTTCGCCAGCACCAACCTGGACTTCATCCTGCGCAGCAAGGGCATCAAGACGGTGGTGATTGGCGGCTTCCTCACCAACTGCTGCGTCGAGTCCACGATGCGCAGCGCGTACGAGAACGGCTACGACGTCATCACCCTCACGGATTGCGCCGCCGCCACCTCGTCCGAGGAGCACAAGAACGCGCTCAAGTACGACTTCCCGATGTTCTCGCGTCCCATGCCGTCCTCGGAAGTGATTGGCATGCTCAAGACGTAG
- a CDS encoding outer membrane lipoprotein-sorting protein — translation MKNARFLIAGLLLLLAGSARAAAPDAAEILKSSDRARGGGLPGIRWTVRIMPSNGADAEPERLLTLKANATASLAETREPVRFKGSKLLQVDRNMWMSRPGLRKPIPISPRQKLSGQASQGDIASTNYAVDYQGKLLGEEEINGEASYKLELTAVNTFCTYDRITYWVSKQRLVGVKADFFSLSGKLLKSATFEYGNQLTHEGKTFPFVSKMSIQDALTAARTTLVYSDVQVTELARAEFDVNRLGN, via the coding sequence ATGAAGAACGCACGCTTTCTCATCGCGGGGCTGCTGCTCTTGCTCGCGGGCTCCGCGCGGGCCGCCGCGCCGGATGCGGCAGAGATCCTCAAGTCCTCGGACCGCGCCCGTGGCGGCGGGCTTCCCGGCATCCGCTGGACGGTCCGCATCATGCCCAGCAACGGTGCGGACGCAGAGCCCGAGCGGTTGCTCACCCTGAAGGCCAATGCCACCGCCAGCCTCGCGGAGACGCGGGAGCCCGTGCGCTTCAAGGGCTCCAAGCTGCTGCAGGTGGACCGGAACATGTGGATGAGCCGTCCGGGTCTCCGCAAGCCGATTCCCATCTCACCAAGGCAGAAACTCTCGGGTCAGGCCTCGCAGGGCGACATTGCTTCAACGAACTATGCCGTTGACTACCAGGGCAAGCTGCTCGGCGAGGAGGAAATCAACGGCGAAGCCAGCTACAAGTTGGAATTGACAGCCGTCAACACGTTCTGCACGTATGACCGCATCACCTACTGGGTTTCCAAGCAGCGGCTGGTGGGGGTGAAGGCGGACTTCTTCTCTCTCTCCGGGAAGCTGCTGAAGTCCGCCACCTTCGAGTACGGCAATCAGCTCACCCACGAAGGAAAGACGTTTCCCTTCGTGAGCAAGATGAGCATTCAAGACGCGCTCACGGCCGCCAGGACGACGCTGGTGTACTCCGACGTGCAGGTGACGGAACTGGCCCGGGCGGAGTTCGACGTCAATCGGCTTGGGAACTGA